One genomic region from Parabacteroides chongii encodes:
- a CDS encoding terminase small subunit: protein MPLTIKQENFCNYYLECGNASEAYRRFRFNWLFSRSKVQIKDSS, encoded by the coding sequence ATGCCTCTAACTATAAAACAAGAAAACTTTTGTAATTATTACCTCGAATGTGGAAACGCGTCTGAGGCTTATAGACGGTTTCGTTTCAATTGGCTATTCAGTCGGTCAAAAGTACAGATAAAGGATTCAAGTTAA
- a CDS encoding phage integrase SAM-like domain-containing protein: protein MPTVEQIKDKYKIASGKVKIETPEKVSFFDRYKEFIDTTGRQNAWSTSSYYKHNSVKHLLEQYNPHLTFEELTDEELQNILDFMRDKEAYAIPHSTNTSDL, encoded by the coding sequence ATGCCCACGGTTGAACAAATTAAAGACAAATATAAAATAGCATCCGGAAAAGTTAAAATAGAAACACCGGAAAAGGTCAGTTTCTTTGATCGATACAAAGAATTTATAGATACAACCGGGAGACAGAATGCATGGAGCACCAGTTCTTATTATAAGCATAACTCTGTCAAACACCTGCTGGAACAATATAACCCCCACTTGACATTTGAAGAGTTAACGGACGAAGAGCTGCAAAATATCCTGGACTTTATGCGCGATAAAGAGGCATACGCAATACCACACTCAACAAATACCTCAGATTTATAA
- a CDS encoding DUF6965 family protein, with protein MNEELKRLIAWFEAYQVTFNELTLSEYEHIFDLRTYIEVYVNSVKRNYDNPTFSSDIDKLKRLKKVLEERDNLIKI; from the coding sequence ATGAATGAAGAATTAAAAAGGTTAATAGCCTGGTTTGAGGCTTATCAAGTAACATTCAACGAACTAACATTAAGCGAGTACGAGCATATATTCGACTTGCGCACTTATATCGAAGTGTACGTAAACTCAGTCAAGAGGAACTATGATAACCCTACGTTTTCAAGCGACATAGACAAGCTTAAGAGGCTAAAGAAGGTGCTGGAGGAAAGGGATAATTTGATAAAAATATAA
- a CDS encoding type II toxin-antitoxin system YafQ family toxin, translating to MKTIHYSTKAKKDLKKYRSNIKLMEALFNVLNKLERGEPIPSKYKPHELIGNYKNCMECHVGNDFLLI from the coding sequence ATGAAAACAATCCATTACAGTACGAAGGCAAAGAAAGACTTGAAGAAGTACCGCAGCAACATCAAGCTGATGGAAGCCTTGTTTAATGTCTTGAACAAGCTGGAGAGAGGGGAACCCATTCCAAGCAAGTACAAGCCCCATGAGCTCATAGGTAATTACAAGAATTGCATGGAGTGCCATGTCGGGAACGACTTTCTTCTGATTTGA
- a CDS encoding toxin-antitoxin system protein translates to MDAVIRKQTSFRLREDLLQVLQEQAKKANRSLNNFVESTLMDAVYSEPNEETIAAIEEARSGKFAGTIDASSFKAFMKSLNEIE, encoded by the coding sequence ATGGACGCAGTAATAAGAAAACAAACTTCGTTTCGTTTGCGTGAAGACTTGTTACAGGTCTTGCAGGAACAAGCCAAGAAAGCAAACAGGAGCTTGAATAATTTCGTAGAGAGTACCTTGATGGACGCTGTATACTCTGAGCCAAATGAGGAAACGATAGCGGCGATAGAAGAGGCTCGTTCGGGCAAATTTGCCGGGACGATAGACGCAAGCAGCTTTAAAGCCTTCATGAAATCATTGAACGAGATAGAATGA
- a CDS encoding Ig-like domain-containing protein: MSQFEYEWYLGSNKGVGKIDNNGKFTALKPGNVLVLVEVKDSWKGTGEYIKSECLVTVEAGQAQSIELNHTESTLKIGDAISLTAKLIPDYATDDEIVWESSNPQIAAIKKDDIFDKKASITALKEGEVTIKVSAKSNSSIYASCKIIVLPIKLEELFLSEKEKRVKQGEKFTLIPIFKPENASNKDVVWSSSNEAIATVDQEGNIETFNPGTCSIWVVSSDNNLKAECKVTVIERPIEDLIRASVYGSSTSINGYTTGDVTAAFYNNSNKVVEVSEFTMYDTRTNKVVYQDKDCGFVEYKKPLLYNLEFSRIYKPLFVWKYTCDGKTYEATYQM, encoded by the coding sequence ATGTCCCAGTTCGAATATGAATGGTATCTCGGTTCTAATAAAGGTGTTGGCAAAATTGACAATAATGGGAAATTTACAGCATTAAAACCAGGGAATGTATTGGTTCTTGTAGAAGTTAAAGATTCGTGGAAAGGAACAGGAGAATATATTAAATCAGAATGTCTTGTGACGGTAGAAGCTGGACAAGCTCAATCAATAGAACTTAATCACACAGAATCAACATTAAAAATAGGAGACGCTATTTCGCTTACTGCAAAATTGATTCCCGATTATGCAACTGATGACGAGATTGTGTGGGAATCTAGCAATCCTCAAATAGCAGCTATAAAAAAAGATGATATATTCGATAAAAAAGCATCTATTACAGCTTTAAAAGAAGGAGAAGTTACAATAAAAGTGTCAGCTAAAAGTAATTCATCCATCTATGCTTCCTGTAAAATAATAGTGTTACCAATTAAATTGGAAGAACTATTTCTCAGTGAGAAAGAGAAAAGGGTAAAACAGGGAGAAAAATTTACTCTTATCCCTATCTTTAAGCCTGAGAATGCATCAAATAAAGATGTTGTATGGTCGTCTTCCAATGAAGCTATTGCCACTGTTGATCAAGAAGGAAATATAGAAACGTTCAACCCTGGAACATGTAGTATATGGGTTGTGTCTTCTGACAATAACCTAAAAGCAGAATGCAAGGTTACAGTTATTGAAAGACCAATAGAGGATTTGATTAGAGCAAGCGTATACGGGTCTTCAACCTCTATCAATGGATATACAACGGGAGATGTCACAGCTGCATTCTACAATAACAGCAATAAAGTCGTAGAAGTTTCTGAGTTTACAATGTATGACACAAGGACGAATAAAGTTGTATATCAAGACAAAGACTGTGGATTTGTTGAGTATAAAAAGCCTCTTTTATACAATTTAGAGTTTAGCCGAATATACAAGCCTCTTTTCGTTTGGAAATACACCTGCGATGGCAAAACCTACGAAGCAACCTATCAGATGTAG
- a CDS encoding helix-turn-helix domain-containing protein: MYKLRVKEILKMQGRTGRDLATELGMTEVGLYKAIGESGNPSLKRLQEIANLLNVEVWELFTESPGESEISGFIKAKGTIYEIKSRSDIENLLNSLG, encoded by the coding sequence ATGTATAAACTGAGAGTTAAGGAAATATTGAAGATGCAAGGTCGAACCGGAAGGGATTTGGCAACAGAATTAGGTATGACAGAAGTCGGATTGTATAAAGCCATTGGAGAAAGTGGTAATCCTTCTTTGAAGCGACTGCAAGAAATTGCAAATTTATTAAATGTTGAAGTATGGGAACTGTTCACCGAATCCCCCGGAGAAAGCGAAATTTCCGGCTTCATTAAGGCAAAAGGAACTATTTATGAAATAAAATCACGTTCAGATATAGAAAATTTGTTGAATAGCTTGGGCTAG